The Oncorhynchus clarkii lewisi isolate Uvic-CL-2024 chromosome 8, UVic_Ocla_1.0, whole genome shotgun sequence nucleotide sequence atatatatatccatacacacatgcatatatatacacatatatacatacacacacctatatagacatacatatacacatatatacatatacatacctatatagacatacagatacacatatatacatacctatatagacatacagatacacatatatacatacctatatagacatacatatacaaatatatacatacctatatagacatacatatacacatatatacatacctatatagacatacatatacacatatatacatacctatatagacatacctatatagacatacctatatagacatacctacttttttaaagaatatacctttattattattccctgcaaaccctaccacccttcccccaattggagtaaactaataaacacttctgcttttaccttcaatttatacatcttatacacattttacagacacagtctatTTTATAAGagttatttttttttgtttgtttttagtccttcctctatttctgactGATCATGACTGACCTACTAAAGATTTACTGTAAATATCAGCACAGCAAATCACTCCTAGAAAACTCCCTGTTCACACCTTTCTAACCCCTGGACGTAGGCATTTGTCTGTTCAGTATGTATGTCACCTAGGTCATCAGTTTTCAGAGCTTTGATACGCATGTTTCAGTTAGCTGACAAGGGTTAGGGTTTTATAACAACAGGAGAACGACTGGGGTCTAGCCactcattgtttttttttttttttctaacgTTGAGATTACAGTAAGTCAAAACAAGGTCAAGTAAAATGGAACAACGTTAGgaaatggagagaaaaagagagagagagagagagagagagaaaaaaagaggtaAGGCCAACGAGAGGATGTAGAGAAGGAGTTGTAGTAGGCACAACGGGTGTCACTGTCAGATTGTTCTGGTGATAAATGGTAAAAAGGATGGGATTCTGTAGCACACTACCATTATACAGAGTTATATGGGATTCTGTAGCACACTACCATTATACAGAGTTATATGGGATTCTGTAGCACACTACCATTATACAGAGTTATATGGGATTCTGTAGCACACTACCATTAAACAGAGTTATATGGGATTCTGTAGCACACTACCATTATACAGAGTTATATGGGATTCTGTAGCACACTACCATTATACAGAGTTATATGGGATTCTGTAGCACACTACCATTAAACAGAGTTATATGGGATTCTGTAGCACACTACCATTATACAGAGTTATATGGGATTCTGTAGCACACTACCATTATACAGAGTTATATGGGATTCTGTAGCACACTACCATTATACAGAGTTATATGGGATTCTGTAGCACACTACCATTATACAGAGTTATATGGGATTCTGTAGCACACTACCAGTATACAGAGTTATATGGGATTCTGTAGCACACTACCAGTATACAGAGTTATATGGGATTCTGTAGCACACTACCAGTATACAGAGTTAAATGGGATTCTGTAGCACACTACCATTAAACAGAGTTATATGTTGACTTCCTGAGTTAAAGGTCACAACCTGAGGTTTATGTTGATATGTGTTCCTGCTGATATGATTCTCTCAAACCCACTGTATTAACAACCAAGGTTGGGATCAATTCCATCTCAATTCCAGTCTATTCAGGATGTTCACCAAATTCCAGTGaacattttttttgttcattGAAAAAGCATCGAAGATAATTGAATTTGGAATTTCAGTGTAGCTCCTGATTtgactggaattaaaatggaattgaccccaaccttggTTATTAATTAATACTTAATAGATATTCTATGGTTTTGCATTTCATTACATATGCTCGGAAACATCTTGATACTATctctgggataaaaaaaaaaaaaatctaactacATCATCAATATTTTCGATCTAAGTGTGTTATCTGTTGATCGACAACATTCACCGGAAATACGTACAGCATTGGAACCCTGCTTCTAGAACAAAGGCAACTTGAAACATTCTGTCACAGCAACGTTTCCCtctgaagagacagacagacagcagagagagcaagagagagagagagacagacagagacagatagacagagcgagagagagagagagagatatgcatcTGGTCATGGTGAGTCTCAACTGTTCTTTAACTCCTTGTTACGAATAGGACTATTTCACTATGTACAGTTTTGCCTGTTGGGATATCAGGTAGGGGTGGGGATAGGGGACATTTTTCTGCCAATTCATTTTTGATTTTGACATTTAATTTAGACTTTGTTTGTCTGCGTTtttcacaggcagcccaattctgatctttttcctCTAATTGGTCTTTCCAATAATtaggcaaaagatcagaattgggttgTCTGTGTAAACCAGCCTTTGTATCACGACAACTTTATGTGCTGTTCGTTACTAAATGACCACCATTTTACAAGTGTTATTATAGATATAGGTGAATGGGTATTGAAGCTCTGTCGTGTTGGTCAGGTCTTCAGAGGTTTACTGGTGCTGGGTCTGATCATGTCCCTGGATGGACGTCAGAAAAGCCAGAAGACCAAACGGAAGGCAGCCAATGGCTCCGGCCCAGTCGAGGTCTTTGGACAGAGAGTAATAACTGTAGGTTTAGTTATGGATCCTAACCTGAAGACCGCTGTCTTCCCTGTCCTTCATAAAGccaccaggtctctctctccgtgGACATACAGGTGACTTTGTTATAGTACAGCCACTGTTGGACATGGATGTGATGTGTTCAtaactatttttttttacataaatgaCAAGTTTAACGGAAATAGAATGgttttccatatatatatatattattaaatgTGTTTTGTGGCATTTTGTGTCTCGATGATATACACTTTACGAGTTCTTTCTTTAGGCGACGAataacaggtctctctctctctctctctctctctctctctctctctctctctctctctctctctctctctctctctctctctctctctctctctctctctctctctctctctctctctctctctctctctctctctctctctctctctctctctctctctctctctctctctctctctctctctctctctctctctctctctctctctctctctctctctctctctctctctctctctctccccccccctatTACTCCCACTCTCCCTAACCAGCGACACATACGATGAGACCCGGGTCCCTAAACATATCTCCCAGGCTCAGTGCCAGAGGTCTGGCTGTCTGACCCCAGACGGAGAAGAGGACATGGGGTTGGAGTCCAAACCCATACTCCATCAGACCTTGGTGCTCCGCAGGTAATCTTTGGACATACTATGATATTATTACGATTAAGATGCTCATAACTGACTTCCCTTATCTTAAATCGCTCCTCAGAGGATACATTTCAGGTATTGAATTGAATTAAGTTGATATTCACTTTTGCTTGAGAAATAAAAGGGtgataaatgtatatatatatattttttaaatgtaatgttaTAATTAATATATCTGAATCAGTTGTCTGACCTTTGGGGACTTTTTTTGCAGGGTTCAGGGAGAGAAGGGCAGCagcggagggaggaggaggaagaaggggaaGAATAAGGGTTATTTCTACAAACTGGACAGTGAGAGTGTAAATGTGGGCTGTACCTGTGTGAGACCAAGCATTTTCCCTCAGAAGCAGTGATAATAAGAGAACTCCTAATCCAAGGAAAATAATTTCAAAATTCTTTAAATATAAAAAAGTTTCCATGGAAAATGGATTTCTGATTATTTTGTACATTTCCTGAGTGGATTGAAATGGACCCTAACTCTGTAGAGTGTAGCATGGCTGTAATGTAGATGTCTTAGAAGGGAATAATGGACGTTGATGTTTTCGTCTTTGGCTTTGATGTTGACCCGCGGAAATGGACAAAGTGATGTATCTGACCTCTTGACATATAGTCTACCTGGAAACGTCTGAGGTCAACGGCAGGGTTCACATTCTCTGTTCATACTTTCCTACCGTGTTTTAGTTCATTTAAATTACTTGTTTAAATGACTTGTttatttaaagggatacttcgggatttcgGCAATGATGCCCTttgtctacttccccagagtcagatgaaatcGTGGATACCATTCTAATGTCTCTGTGTTtattatgaaggaagttagaggtagttttgtgaactagcgttagcacaatggcGAAGTCTAGGGGTATCTGCTATCATTGCCAAAATGCCGAAGTATTCCTTTAAAAGACTCGTTAAATTATACCTGTTTATATAAGCGACAGTGACATCATTAACGTTAAGTTGCACAAGaataaaatgtcaatgtaaaccATTCATTTTTTTCATTCAAATATTCTTATTGTGTAGGAATGTCCATACGATATGTAGCCTGTGACTAAATACTGACCCTAGTTTGTAGtagaatgaacacttaccacttAATGTGTTTCTgaataaattatattattttgttCTAAATGTGTTATTAGTATTTATTAtgcaagtcactctggataagagtgtctgctaaatgatcaacatgtaaacaacagagtgacagagaagagagatCACCTGGAGCTGTGAGTTCagtcaacaacacaacacacataaaGACATAACAAGGACAGTGTTCACATTCCCAGCAATACAGGGCACACATTTCCCACAATGCCACAATGAAGTctgagcaccctattccctatgtattgcATTCCTTTTGACCAAGACCCCATAGGTCCAGACCCCATAGGTCCAGATCCCCATTGACCCAGACCCCATAGGTCCAGACCCCATTGACCCAGACCCCCATTGACCCAGACCCCCTTTGTCCAGACCCCCATTGACCCTGACCCCATTGACCCAGACCCCCATTGACCCAGACCCCCATTGACCCAGACCCCCATTGACCCAGACTCCCATAGGTCCAGACCCCCATTGACCCAGACCCCCATTGACCCAGACCCCCATTGACCCAGACCCCCATTGACCCAGACCCCCATTGACCCAGACTCCCATAGGTCAAGACCCCCATTGACCCAGACCCCCATTGACCCAGACCCCCTTTGTCCAGACCCCCATTGACCCTGACCCCCATTGACCCAGACCCCCATTGACCCAGACCCCATTGACCCAGACCCCCATTGACCCAGACCCCCATTGACCCAGACCCCCATTGACCCAGACCCCCTTTGACCCAGACCCCCATTGACCCAGACCCCCATTGACCCAGACCCCCATTGACCCAGACTCCCATAGGTCCAGACCCCCATTGACCCAGACCCCCATTGACCCAGACCCCCATTGACCCAGACCCCCATTGACCCAGACCCCCATTGACCCAGACCCCCATTGACCCAGACCCCCATTGACCCAGACCCCCTTTGACCCAGACCCCCATTGACCCAGACCCCCATTGACCCAGACCCCCATTGACCCAGACTCCCATAGGTCCAGACCCCCATTGACCCAGACCCCCATTGACCCAGACCCCCATTGACCCAGACTCCCATAGGTCCAGACCCCCATTGACCCAGACCCCCATTTACCCAGACCCCCATTGACCCAGACCCCCATTGACCCAGACCCCCATTGACCCAGACCCCCATTGACCCAGACTCCCATTGACCCAGACTCCCATTGACCCAGACTCCCATTGACCCAGACCCCCATTGACCCAGACCCCCATTGACCCAGACCCCCATTGACCCAGACCCCCATTGACCCAGACCCCCATTGACCCAgacccccatagggctctggtaaaaggTAGGACATTATgaacagtcgtggccaaacgttttgagaataacacaaatattacatttcacaaagtctgctggtTCAGTTTGTACGAAGGCAATTtgtatatactccagaatgttatgaagagtgatcagatgaattgcaattaatttcaaagtccctctttgccatgcaaatgaactgaatcccccccctcccccaaaacaAACAtcgattaaattgagattttgtgtcactgtcctaaacagtggaattatgtttttagaaattgtacaaattaattcaaaatgaaaagttgaaatgtcttatgtcaagtattcaaccccttagttacttaattattatttaaaaaaaaaaatgtttactaggcaagtcagttaagaacaaacaaattcttatttacaaggacagcctacagtgggttaactatcttgttcaggggcagaacgacagatttgtaccttgtcagctcagggatttgatcaagcaacctttcagttactggcccaacgctctaaccactaggctacctgccgctccaagttaaggcaagcctaaatacgttctgGAGTAAAAAGAATATgcttaagtcacataataagttgcatggactcactctgtgttcaataatagtgtttaacatgatttttgtaatgactatctcatctctgtaccccacaagcagtgcatttcaaacacagattcaaccacaaagaccaggaaggttttccaatgcctcgcgaagggcacctattggtagatgggtaaaaaacaacaacactttggatggtggatcaatacacccagtcactacaaagatacaggcatccttcctaactcagttgccagagaggaaggaaacctctcagggatttcaccatgaggccaatggggactttaaaacagttacagagtttaatggctgtgatacaAGAACATTTAGGATGAATaaacagcattgtagttactccccaatactaacctaattgacagagtggcAAGGGAGACTGTACATAAtttaaatattccaaaacatgcatcctgtttgcaacaaggtactaaagtaatactgcaaaaaatgtggcaaagcaattaactttttgtcttgaatacaaagtgttctgTTTTGGGTCAAATCCACtagaacacatcactgagtactacTCTCCACATTTCCAAGTatagtggtggctacatcatgttatgggtatgcttgtaatcgttaaggactgaggagtttttcaggatcAAAAATGACTGTAAtggcacaggcaaaatccaagatgaaaacctgcttcagtctgctttccaccagtcactgggagatgaattcacctttcaggaggacaataacttaaaacacaaggccaaatctacactggagtcgcTTACCAAGTAGACagcgaatgttcctgagtggcctagttacatttTGGACTTaacttggcttgaaaatctatggcaagacttgaaaatggctgtctagcaatgatcaacaaccaacttgacagagattgaagaatttgtgcaaatattgtacaatccaggtgtgcaaagttcttagagacttacacagaaagactcacagctataatcgATGCCAAAGTGGATTCAAACATTTATTGActgttttgaatacttatgtaaattagatatttctgtatgtcatttttaatacatttgctaaaattattTGAGTGTATTTGAGACATATTTAGCCTTTTCCAATGACACAATCCAATCTTTTGTCTGATATACACAAATTATTTATCATTGACAGTGTTCCCCGGTAAATTCAAAATAGTGCATGAGCTGGTTACAGCATCCCGATAAAGCTGTAGGGAGAAACGTATCACACTATAAATCATTTTGATGTGTAAGCGCCTGCAAGTGAGATACAGAGTGTGGGTGTTGTTGAGTCAGCTAGTGGGATAGTGGGCTCTGAGGGTGTGTTCAGTCAGCTCTGGGATAGTGGGCTCTGAGGGTGTGTTCAGTCAGCTCTGGGATAGTGGGCTCTGAGGGTGTGTTCAGTCAGCTCTGGGATGGTGGGCTCTGAGGGTGTGTTGAGTCAGCTAGTGGGATAGTGGGCTCTGAGGGTGTGTTCAGTCAGCTCTGGGATAGTGGGCTCTGAGGGTGTGTTCAGTCAGCTCTGGGATAGTGGGCTCTGAGGGTGTGTTCAGTCAGCTCTGGGATAGTGGGCTCTGAGGGTGTGTTCAGTCAGCTCTGGGATGGTGGGCTCTGAGGGTGTGTTCAGTCAGCTCTGGGATAGTGGGCTCTGAGGGTGTGTTAAGTCAGCTCTGGTATAGTGGGCTCTGAGGGTGTGTTCAGCCAGCTCTGGGATAGTGGGCTCTGAGGGTGTGTTCAGCCAGCTCTGGGATAGTGGGCTCTGAGGGTGTGTTCAGTCAGCTCTGGGATAGTGGGCTCTGAGGGTGTGTTCAGTCAGCTAGTGGGATAGTGGGCTCTGAGGGTGTGTTTAGTCAGCTCTGGGATAGTGGGCTCTGAGGGTGTGTTCAGTCAGCTCTGGGATAGTGGGCTCTGAGGGTGTGTTCAGTCAGCTCTGGGATAGTGGGCTCTGAGGGTGTGTTAAGTCAGCTCTGGGATAGTGGGCTCTGAGGGTGTGTTCAGTCAGCTAGTGGGATAGTGGGCTCTGAGGGTGTGTTTAGTCAGCTCTGGGATAGTGGGCTCTGAGGGTGTGTTCAGTCAGCTCTGGGATAGTGGGCTCTGAGGGTGTGTTCAGTCAGCTCTGGGATAGTGGGCTCTGAGGGTGTCTTCAGTCAGCTAGTGGGATAGTGGGCTCTGATGGTGTGGTACTGTATGTTTCGACGCTGACTGAGGCACCATATTGATAACCTACCACTCCACTGTGTTCCACCACAAACACCAGATTCACTCTGTCTGTCCCCACATAATTAACATCGTCATTAAAACATCCATGCACCTTACATTGCCAGCCAGACACATCCTTGTCTCTTTTACTTCATCACAATgtttttgttgtgtgttgtggaatCCCTGTTTAGTTTTGTAGACTTGTTCCAATTCGTTACCGTATACATTATTAACATGAACATTGACTCCCGTGTTCATAGTTCAGATTGGCTTGTTTTcaggtctgtttttttttatggacTCACAAAACCCACTCCCTCGCTCCACTCGTCTTCCAGCTGGCTTCCTCCTTCACTTCTCTTTTTCTTCCTCACCTCTTCGCCGTGTTTATTCTGCCACatggaaaacaacaacaatatttaCATTTAGGAATCTATTAGCATGAAGTCGGTAAAACCCAGATATGAACAGACTAAAACAAATATCTCCAGAGGTTCTCAAGAGAGATACTCAACATGGGAATGACCAGACAAAAACTTGGACAAGCTAGACACCAGAATGGGTTTAGTGCCTGTATAATTATGAGGTTTGAGATTTTATACAGGAGGAATATACGCTAGATGAGAATTTGTGGTGATGCAAATTTTTTAGAGAGTTAGAATAGATTAActaaagggagacagaaagagagtaaGATAGAGAGACACTAGAAatactaggagagagagacactagactAGGATAGAGAGACActagagagactaggagagagagacactagactaggagagagagagacactagagagactaggagagagagacactagagagactaggagagagagacactagagagactaggagagagagacactagagagactaggagagagagacactagagagactaggagagagagacactagactaggagagagagacactagagagactaggagagagagacactatagagactaggagagagagacactagagagactaggagagagagacactagagagactaggagagagagacactagactaggagagagagacactagagagactaggagagagagacactagagagactaggagagagagacactagactaggagagagagacactagactaggagagagagacactagactcggagagagagacactatagagactaggagagagagacactagagagactaggagagagagacactagactaggagagagagacactagagagattaggagagagagacactagaaaGACTAGGAGAGAGCGACActagagagactaggagagagagacactagagaGACTAGGAGAGTAAGACActagactaggagagagagacactagagagactaggagagagagacactagactaggagagagagacactagagagactaggagagagagccactagactaggagagagagacactagagagactaggagagagagccactagactaggagagagagacactagaaagactaggagagagagacactagactaggagagagagacactagagagactaggagagagaaacactagagagactaggagagagagacactagactaggagagagagacactagagagactaggagagagagacactagagactaggagagagagacactagagaGACTAGGATTGAAGTGAGACAagactaaagagagaggagactaaagagagaaagactaaagagggaaagaggaaatTAAAGAGCGAGGGAGACTAAAGAGTGAGGGCGATTAAAGACAGGGAAattaaagagggagggagactaaagagagatggaaattaaagagggagggagactaaagagagatggaaattaaagagagagggagactaaagagagagagagactaaagagagagggaaattaaagagagagggaaattAAAGCGAgagggagactaaagagagagggaaattaaagagagagcgagactaaagagagatggatgttaaagagagagggagactaaagagagagagagagattaaagagGGAGACTAAAGACAGAGGGAgattaaaaagagagagaaagagagactagagagagagagactaaagagagaggagactaaAGTAAGAGGGAgattaaagagggaaagaggaaggtcaaagagaaagggagattaAAGAGCAAGAGTGCCTATTGTGCgagggagactaaagagagagggagactaaagagaagggagactaaagagagagggagattaaagagagagggagattaaagAGATAGGGAtactaaagagagagggagattaaagagagagggagactaaagagagagggatactaaagagagagggagattaaagagagagggagactaaagagagagggagattaaagagagagggagattaaagagagagggagactaaagagagagggagattaaagagagagggagactaaagagagagcgatactaaagagagagggagattaaagagagatggagactaaagagagagggagattaaagagagagggagactaaagagagagggagactaaagagagagggagattaaagagagagggatactaaagagagagggagactaaagagagagggagattaaagagagagggagactaaagagagagggagattaaagagagagggagactaaagagagagggagattaaagAGACAGGAAGACTAAAGAGAGAGCGAcactaaagagagagggagattaaagagagatggagactaaagagagagggagattaaagagagagggagactaaagagagagcgatactaaagagagagggagagtaaagagagagggagattaaagagagagggtgactaaagagagagggaaactaaagagagagggagactaaagagagagggagattaaagagagagggagattaaagagagagggagactaaagagagatggagactaaagagagatggagactaaagagagagggagattaaagagagagggagactaaagagagagcgatactaaagagagagggagattaaagagagagggagactaaagagagagggagactaaagagagagggagattaaagAGAAATGGAGattaaagagagatggagactaaagagagagggagattaaagagagagggaggctaaAGAGAGAGCGATACAAAAGAGAGACGGagattaaagagagagggagactaaagagagagggagactaaagagagagggagactaaagagagagggagattaaagagagagggagattaaagagagagggagactaaagagagagggagattaaagagggagggagattaaAGAGAGTTAGAAGAAAGATATAGAGATATATTGAAATAGAGAGCGAtagagacgggagggagagagataaactCAAGAATAAGAAAGGAGAGGTAAACGTTACTTCTCCTAGagaagagactagagagagagacagagagcgtgactagagggaaagagaaagaaactCGAGAGAAAGAAAGCATCACCTTCTCCTGCAGTCGTTCCAACATGGCCGCCAGTAGagcctctctgttctctttgttGGCCTCCATCTTCTGCTCCAGCTTCTCCTTGGCGTTCTTGATGAAGTTGTTGTTCTCCTCTAAGGCCTTCTGAATcacctctctctcgtgctctctcttctctgccaGGTGCTTCAGCAACTCAG carries:
- the LOC139415489 gene encoding interleukin-17B-like gives rise to the protein MHLVMVFRGLLVLGLIMSLDGRQKSQKTKRKAANGSGPVEVFGQRVITVGLVMDPNLKTAVFPVLHKATRSLSPWTYSDTYDETRVPKHISQAQCQRSGCLTPDGEEDMGLESKPILHQTLVLRRVQGEKGSSGGRRRKKGKNKGYFYKLDSESVNVGCTCVRPSIFPQKQ